The Pyrus communis chromosome 9, drPyrComm1.1, whole genome shotgun sequence genome has a segment encoding these proteins:
- the LOC137744117 gene encoding protein ASYMMETRIC LEAVES 2-like, which yields MASSSTNSPCAACKFLRRKCQPECVFAPYFPPDQPQKFANVHKVFGASNVTKLLNELHPHQREDAVNSLAYEADMRLRDPVYGCVGVISLLQHQLRQLQMDLTCAKSELSKYQNLQGLTASHGLIAAAAAAAATATAATHTHNNNHHHPLHLQSSSLNNLGMEINLISGGGGGREHYPHQFFPRDRERDHHSHHQQQMMIRNFDAGNNYDASLLSMNAAAGGIHGQLSHQFQQTRAAAGDDRRTIDPS from the coding sequence ATGGCATCGTCGTCGACGAATTCGCCATGCGCCGCGTGTAAGTTCCTGCGACGCAAGTGCCAGCCAGAGTGCGTATTTGCGCCATACTTCCCACCGGACCAGCCGCAGAAGTTTGCTAATGTTCACAAAGTTTTTGGGGCCAGCAACGTCACTAAACTGCTCAACGAGTTGCACCCCCACCAGCGTGAGGACGCCGTCAACTCTCTCGCCTACGAGGCCGACATGCGCCTCCGCGATCCCGTCTACGGCTGCGTTGGAGTCATCTCTCTCCTCCAGCACCAACTCCGCCAACTTCAGATGGATCTGACCTGTGCTAAATCCGAACTCTCCAAATATCAGAACCTGCAGGGTCTCACTGCCAGCCACGGACTCATAGCCGCCGCCGCTGCTGCCGCCGCAACTGCCACTGCTGCCACCCACACCCACAATAACAATCACCACCATCCTCTACATTTACAGTCCTCTTCACTCAACAACTTGGGAATGGAGATAAATCTCATTTCAGGCGGCGGTGGTGGCCGAGAACACTACCCCCACCAGTTTTTCCCCAGAGATCGAGAACGAGACCATCATTCCCATCATCAGCAACAGATGATGATTAGGAACTTTGATGCCGGAAACAACTACGATGCAAGCCTTCTGTCCATGAACGCTGCTGCAGGGGGCATTCATGGCCAACTCAGTCACCAGTTCCAGCAAACTAGGGCTGCTGCTGGCGACGACCGCCGAACCATTGATCCTTCATAA